In Paraburkholderia sprentiae WSM5005, a genomic segment contains:
- a CDS encoding alkaline phosphatase family protein: protein MSDVEQNAQNDPIEHVVLLLLENHSFDQMLGCLDAVHDKLDGVRNAAGKSNADGKGNTFHPRVTRERQMKQDPNHGHKAVMEQIAADNSGFVRSFVNDYPNSSLAARQDVMGYYPPGFLPALHTLGSQFTVCDRWFSSLPGPTWPNRFFALTGTSKGEIDMPAGLDGLNPRWYTEQDQDTIFDRLNAARKTWSVYFYDFPASLLLKNQRRAENLANYRSFDKFFEDAAGPADRFPQFVLIEPKYFGEAQNDDHPPHNIMKAEKLIADTYNALRSNQALWERTLLVILYDEHGGFYDHVSPPADAVAPDEHTASFDFKRLGVRVPAILVSPWCEAGVCNERFDHCSLLKYLSDKWQMPPLGKRTQASANIGVAIRRGGGARTDTPAFIRVANQSLIAEHVELERKSSNGNQHGLHHFADYLHAELDRLAAEAVEAAAQLARTGNAWVRFKSAAGSLMMSVGQWLSKDFYDARDQRDARTSQAFTRLRQSVRGATSGVARNDAQATGSSVSPVSEK, encoded by the coding sequence ATGAGTGACGTCGAGCAAAACGCGCAGAACGATCCGATCGAACACGTCGTGCTGCTGCTATTGGAGAATCATTCGTTTGACCAGATGCTCGGCTGCCTCGATGCCGTGCACGACAAACTGGACGGCGTGCGCAACGCCGCCGGCAAATCGAACGCCGACGGTAAAGGCAACACATTCCATCCGCGTGTGACGCGCGAGCGGCAGATGAAGCAGGATCCGAATCACGGGCACAAGGCCGTGATGGAACAGATCGCCGCGGACAACAGCGGCTTCGTGCGTTCGTTCGTGAACGACTATCCGAACAGCAGCCTCGCCGCGCGGCAAGACGTGATGGGCTATTACCCGCCCGGCTTTCTGCCAGCGCTGCATACGCTCGGTTCGCAATTCACCGTGTGCGATCGGTGGTTCTCGTCATTGCCGGGGCCGACATGGCCGAACCGTTTCTTCGCGCTGACAGGTACGTCGAAAGGCGAGATAGACATGCCCGCGGGACTCGACGGGCTCAACCCGCGCTGGTACACCGAGCAGGATCAGGACACCATCTTCGATCGGCTGAATGCGGCGCGCAAAACATGGAGCGTCTACTTCTACGATTTCCCCGCTTCGCTGCTGCTCAAAAACCAGCGACGTGCGGAAAACCTCGCGAATTACCGCTCTTTCGACAAGTTCTTCGAAGACGCAGCGGGACCCGCCGATCGATTTCCGCAATTCGTGCTGATCGAGCCGAAGTACTTCGGCGAAGCGCAGAACGACGATCATCCGCCGCATAACATCATGAAGGCGGAGAAGCTGATCGCGGATACCTACAACGCGCTGCGCTCGAATCAGGCGCTGTGGGAGCGCACGTTATTGGTGATTCTCTACGATGAGCACGGCGGTTTCTACGATCACGTATCGCCTCCGGCCGACGCCGTCGCACCCGACGAGCACACCGCAAGCTTCGATTTCAAACGACTCGGCGTACGCGTTCCCGCGATCCTGGTGTCGCCGTGGTGCGAAGCCGGCGTGTGCAACGAACGATTCGATCATTGCAGCCTCCTGAAGTACCTGAGCGACAAGTGGCAAATGCCGCCGCTTGGCAAGCGCACCCAGGCGTCCGCCAACATCGGTGTGGCGATTCGCCGCGGCGGCGGCGCGCGCACCGATACGCCGGCGTTTATTCGCGTGGCCAATCAATCGTTGATTGCAGAGCACGTCGAGCTGGAGCGCAAATCGTCGAACGGCAATCAGCATGGCCTGCATCATTTCGCCGACTATCTGCACGCTGAACTGGACCGGCTCGCCGCCGAGGCAGTCGAGGCTGCCGCGCAACTGGCGCGCACCGGCAACGCATGGGTGCGCTTCAAGAGCGCGGCGGGCTCGCTGATGATGAGTGTCGGCCAGTGGCTCAGCAAGGACTTCTACGACGCACGCGACCAGCGCGATGCGCGCACGAGTCAGGCGTTCACGCGCTTGCGGCAATCGGTTCGTGGCGCGACGTCGGGCGTCGCGCGAAACGATGCGCAAGCAACGGGCTCTTCCGTCAGTCCGGTGTCGGA